From the genome of Paracoccus seriniphilus, one region includes:
- a CDS encoding molybdenum cofactor biosynthesis protein MoaE → MSARVQSEPFDAEDILRGFGPGAGALVTFTGIVRDDGGELDALEIEHYPAMTQSALMAYGQQAAERFELLDWCIVHRYGRLKVGEQIMMVATAARHRKAAFQGAEYLMDWLKSRAPFWKREIGTDGSARWVEAKSSDEDSLSRW, encoded by the coding sequence ATGTCGGCACGGGTCCAGTCCGAACCTTTTGACGCCGAAGACATCCTGCGTGGCTTTGGTCCGGGGGCAGGGGCGTTGGTCACTTTCACCGGCATCGTGCGCGACGATGGCGGAGAACTGGACGCACTCGAAATCGAGCATTATCCCGCGATGACGCAATCGGCGCTGATGGCCTATGGACAACAGGCGGCGGAACGCTTCGAATTGCTGGATTGGTGCATCGTGCACCGCTACGGGCGTCTGAAAGTCGGCGAGCAGATCATGATGGTCGCCACTGCCGCGCGTCACCGCAAGGCGGCCTTTCAGGGGGCCGAATACCTGATGGACTGGCTGAAATCGCGTGCACCCTTCTGGAAACGTGAAATCGGCACGGATGGCTCGGCCCGCTGGGTAGAGGCCAAGAGCAGCGATGAAGATTCCCTTTCCCGTTGGTGA
- the moaD gene encoding molybdopterin converting factor subunit 1, with protein sequence MSFDVLYFAWLRERIGQPSERIESSARTVGELVTELAAKDDWHAAAFADMSAVRCAVDQQLAEMETPIEGAREIAFFPPMTGG encoded by the coding sequence ATGAGCTTTGACGTCCTGTATTTTGCCTGGCTGCGCGAACGTATCGGCCAGCCCTCGGAACGGATCGAAAGTTCGGCGCGCACGGTTGGCGAACTTGTCACCGAGCTTGCGGCCAAGGATGACTGGCATGCGGCGGCCTTTGCGGACATGTCAGCAGTGCGCTGCGCGGTAGACCAGCAACTTGCCGAGATGGAGACCCCGATCGAAGGCGCCCGCGAGATTGCCTTTTTCCCTCCGATGACCGGTGGCTGA
- the pgsA gene encoding CDP-diacylglycerol--glycerol-3-phosphate 3-phosphatidyltransferase: protein MRWTIPNILTLIRLIAAPAVPLMFLYFQRPWADWAALALFMLAAITDWFDGYLARAWQQESKFGAAMDPIADKAMVVIALVVITGYSGMNPWLILPVSVILFREVFVSGLREFLGSNAKLLKVTKLAKWKTTFQMVAIATLFLGTGLAFVEHGKAPLVGEARLPWSDSWSDLANQIGLALIWIAAALTGWTGWDYFVKALPYLKEPKNEL from the coding sequence ATGCGCTGGACCATTCCCAATATCCTGACCCTGATACGGCTGATCGCGGCCCCTGCCGTGCCGTTGATGTTCCTTTATTTTCAAAGACCTTGGGCTGACTGGGCGGCGCTGGCGCTGTTCATGCTGGCGGCCATCACCGACTGGTTCGATGGATATCTTGCCCGCGCGTGGCAGCAGGAAAGCAAATTCGGTGCCGCCATGGATCCCATTGCCGACAAGGCGATGGTGGTGATCGCGCTGGTTGTGATCACCGGCTATTCGGGAATGAACCCCTGGCTGATCCTGCCGGTTTCGGTGATTCTGTTTCGCGAAGTCTTCGTGTCGGGCCTGCGTGAATTCCTGGGATCGAATGCCAAGCTGCTGAAGGTCACCAAGCTGGCCAAGTGGAAAACGACCTTTCAGATGGTCGCCATCGCCACGCTGTTTCTGGGGACGGGGCTGGCCTTTGTCGAACATGGCAAGGCGCCGCTGGTCGGTGAGGCGCGCCTGCCCTGGTCTGACAGCTGGTCGGATCTGGCCAATCAGATCGGTCTGGCGCTGATCTGGATCGCGGCGGCGCTGACAGGCTGGACCGGATGGGATTACTTTGTGAAGGCATTGCCCTATTTGAAAGAGCCGAAGAATGAGCTTTGA
- the uvrC gene encoding excinuclease ABC subunit UvrC has protein sequence MTQKTGHALIQDYVRTLDTSPGVYRMLDAQGAVLYVGKARELRVRVSNYARPLGHTARIARMIRETASMMFLTTRTETEALLLEQNLIKQLKPRYNVLLRDDKSFPNILVAKSHEFPQIKKHRGAKSEKGDYYGPFASAGAVNRTLTQLQRVFLLRNCTDSVFESRTRPCLLYQIKRCSAPCVGRISQSDYAKLVSDAERFLQGKTTSIQASLAQEMAEASEAMEYERAAALRDRIKALTAVQSVQAINPRGVSEADIVALHMEHGQACVQVFFIRGNQVWGNRDFYPRLGGAESPDEVMQAFLLQFYDGKPPPRQILLSHGLEDPELAADVMSERAGRKVEILVPQRGEKFELVTNALRNARESLARRMSESAAQAKLLQGLADAFDLPAPPRRIEVYDNSHIMGTNAVGGMIVAGPEGFIKNQYRKFNIKGTEITPGDDFGMMKEVLTRRFQRLLKDDPDRQTEAWPDLLLIDGGAGQVSAVHEIMADLGVEDIPMIGVAKGVDRDQGKEEFHRIGRRPFALRMNDPVLYFVQRLRDEAHRWAIGTHRAKRAKSVMANPLDEIAGIGAARKRALLAHFGSAKAASRAGLADLQAVEGISAAMAQKIYDHFHSKG, from the coding sequence ATGACCCAGAAAACAGGCCACGCACTTATTCAGGACTATGTCCGGACGCTGGATACCAGCCCGGGGGTTTACCGTATGCTGGATGCACAGGGGGCGGTGCTTTACGTCGGCAAGGCGCGCGAACTGCGGGTGCGGGTGTCCAATTATGCCCGACCGCTGGGGCATACGGCGCGGATCGCCCGGATGATCCGCGAGACCGCCTCGATGATGTTCCTGACCACGCGGACCGAGACCGAAGCGCTGCTGCTGGAACAGAACCTGATCAAGCAGCTCAAGCCGCGCTACAACGTGCTGCTGCGCGATGACAAATCCTTTCCCAATATTCTGGTCGCCAAGTCCCACGAGTTTCCGCAGATCAAGAAGCATCGCGGCGCGAAATCGGAAAAGGGTGACTACTATGGTCCTTTTGCCAGTGCCGGGGCGGTCAACAGGACCCTGACACAGTTGCAGCGGGTCTTTCTGCTGCGCAACTGCACCGATTCCGTATTCGAAAGCCGGACGCGGCCCTGTCTGCTGTATCAGATCAAGCGGTGCAGCGCCCCCTGCGTTGGGCGGATCTCGCAGTCCGACTATGCCAAGCTGGTCAGCGATGCCGAACGCTTCCTGCAGGGCAAGACCACCTCGATCCAGGCCTCGCTGGCGCAAGAGATGGCCGAGGCGTCCGAGGCAATGGAATATGAACGCGCTGCCGCCCTGCGCGACCGGATCAAGGCGCTGACCGCAGTGCAATCGGTGCAGGCCATCAATCCGCGTGGCGTGTCCGAGGCGGATATTGTTGCCCTGCATATGGAACATGGGCAGGCCTGCGTGCAGGTCTTCTTCATTCGCGGCAATCAGGTATGGGGAAACCGTGATTTCTATCCGCGCCTGGGTGGGGCGGAATCCCCCGACGAGGTGATGCAGGCCTTTCTGCTGCAATTCTATGACGGCAAGCCGCCGCCGCGTCAGATCCTGTTGTCCCATGGTCTGGAAGATCCTGAACTGGCGGCCGATGTCATGTCTGAACGCGCGGGCCGCAAGGTTGAAATCCTGGTCCCCCAGCGTGGCGAGAAATTCGAGCTTGTGACCAATGCGTTGCGCAATGCCCGCGAAAGCCTGGCCCGGCGGATGTCGGAAAGCGCCGCGCAGGCGAAATTGCTGCAAGGGCTAGCCGATGCCTTCGATCTGCCGGCACCGCCGCGCCGGATCGAGGTTTATGACAACAGCCATATCATGGGCACCAATGCCGTTGGCGGCATGATCGTGGCCGGTCCCGAAGGTTTCATCAAGAACCAGTATCGCAAGTTCAACATCAAGGGCACCGAGATCACGCCCGGCGATGACTTCGGGATGATGAAAGAGGTGCTGACCCGCCGGTTTCAGCGCTTGCTGAAGGATGACCCCGACCGGCAGACCGAGGCATGGCCCGATCTGTTGCTGATCGATGGTGGGGCAGGGCAGGTCTCGGCCGTGCATGAGATCATGGCTGATCTGGGGGTCGAGGATATTCCCATGATCGGTGTCGCCAAGGGGGTGGATCGTGATCAGGGCAAGGAGGAGTTCCACCGGATCGGCAGGCGTCCCTTTGCGCTGCGAATGAATGATCCGGTGCTGTATTTCGTGCAGCGCCTGCGCGACGAGGCGCACAGATGGGCCATTGGCACGCATCGCGCCAAGCGGGCGAAATCGGTCATGGCCAATCCTCTGGACGAGATCGCCGGCATCGGCGCGGCGCGCAAACGTGCCCTGCTGGCCCATTTCGGCAGCGCCAAGGCCGCCAGCCGTGCCGGACTGGCGGATCTGCAAGCAGTGGAGGGGATTTCGGCGGCCATGGCGCAGAAGATCTATGACCACTTCCACAGCAAGGGGTGA
- a CDS encoding calcium/sodium antiporter: MIVDLVLVLAGLALLVFGGDLLVKGAVNLSLRIGLSPLVVGLTVVAFGTSAPELMVSLSAALKGSSDIAIGNVVGSNIANVLLIVGTTAIVAVIPTKGHDLRESWTMMIAATALVILLGFMGVIGRVQGVVLLVALFVVLWRQLTSGEDDAGAEDLEAVVLGARWLKIMFWLAGGLIGLPLGANLLVSGASDIARLFGISEAVIGLTLVAIGTSLPEMAASIASALRGRADMALGNVVGSNLFNLLAILGGTALVQPLPVPEQMLRLDMWVMLGSSLLLAPFLFRGIAVSRAVGAVFLALYGAYLWALF, translated from the coding sequence GTGATCGTTGATCTTGTGCTGGTTCTGGCGGGGCTTGCCCTGCTGGTCTTTGGTGGGGACCTGCTGGTCAAGGGCGCGGTAAACCTGTCCCTGCGTATCGGGTTGTCGCCTTTGGTGGTCGGATTGACCGTGGTTGCCTTTGGCACATCGGCACCCGAGCTTATGGTGTCGCTGTCGGCGGCATTGAAGGGATCATCCGATATTGCCATCGGCAATGTGGTCGGATCGAATATTGCCAATGTCCTGTTGATCGTCGGCACCACCGCAATAGTGGCGGTCATCCCTACAAAGGGCCATGACCTGCGCGAAAGCTGGACCATGATGATCGCGGCCACGGCGCTGGTGATCCTGCTGGGCTTCATGGGGGTGATCGGGCGCGTTCAGGGCGTGGTGCTGCTGGTGGCACTGTTCGTCGTGCTGTGGCGGCAATTGACCTCTGGCGAGGATGATGCCGGAGCCGAAGACCTGGAAGCCGTTGTGCTGGGAGCAAGATGGCTGAAGATCATGTTCTGGTTGGCGGGCGGGCTGATCGGGCTGCCGCTTGGCGCCAATCTGCTGGTCAGTGGCGCGTCGGATATCGCAAGGCTCTTTGGAATCAGCGAAGCTGTCATCGGGCTGACCCTGGTGGCGATCGGCACATCCCTGCCGGAAATGGCGGCCTCGATTGCCTCGGCCCTGCGGGGCAGGGCCGATATGGCTCTGGGGAATGTCGTCGGCTCGAATCTGTTCAATCTGCTGGCGATCCTGGGGGGGACCGCGCTGGTCCAGCCGTTGCCGGTGCCGGAACAGATGCTGAGGCTGGATATGTGGGTGATGCTGGGCAGCTCGCTGCTGCTGGCGCCCTTTCTGTTTCGCGGAATTGCGGTCTCGCGAGCTGTCGGAGCGGTTTTTCTGGCGCTTTATGGCGCTTATCTCTGGGCCTTGTTCTAG
- a CDS encoding S49 family peptidase, whose protein sequence is MKIPFVQRLLRRGPRVSVIRLSGAIGMSGRGGGLSDVALASMIERAFRRGKPVAVALAINSPGGSPVQSSLIAARIRRLADETGVPVHAFVEDVAASGGYWLACAADDIWADDSSVLGSIGVISAGFGFQDLIARWGIERRVHTAGRSKSTLDPFRPENPEDVERLRNVLEPIHEAFKRHVSTRRGNRLASERDLFTGEFWAGREAVRLGLADGIGHLVPEMKRRYGDKVRFMTHSPRQSLFRRLGLSADAVLDNAQERVAFARFGAGS, encoded by the coding sequence ATGAAAATTCCATTTGTTCAGCGGCTCCTGCGGCGCGGCCCGCGGGTTTCCGTCATTCGGCTGAGTGGCGCAATCGGTATGTCGGGGCGCGGTGGCGGCCTGAGTGATGTGGCGCTTGCCTCGATGATCGAACGCGCCTTCCGGCGTGGCAAACCGGTCGCCGTGGCGCTGGCCATCAATTCCCCGGGTGGATCCCCCGTCCAGTCATCGCTGATTGCCGCAAGGATCCGGCGGCTGGCGGATGAAACCGGCGTGCCCGTGCATGCCTTCGTCGAGGATGTCGCCGCATCGGGGGGCTATTGGCTGGCCTGTGCCGCAGATGACATCTGGGCGGATGACAGTTCGGTTCTGGGTTCGATCGGCGTGATCTCTGCCGGTTTCGGCTTTCAGGATCTGATCGCGCGCTGGGGGATCGAGCGGCGCGTTCATACGGCGGGCCGGTCCAAATCCACGCTGGACCCATTCCGACCTGAAAACCCCGAGGATGTAGAAAGGCTGCGAAACGTGCTTGAACCTATTCACGAGGCGTTCAAACGACATGTCAGCACGCGCCGGGGCAACCGTCTGGCCTCAGAGCGCGATCTGTTCACCGGAGAGTTCTGGGCTGGTCGCGAAGCCGTGCGCCTGGGATTGGCGGACGGGATCGGACATCTGGTCCCCGAAATGAAGCGCCGCTATGGCGACAAGGTCCGTTTCATGACGCATAGCCCGCGCCAGTCCCTGTTTCGCCGCCTGGGCCTGTCGGCCGATGCCGTGCTGGACAATGCACAGGAGCGGGTGGCCTTTGCCCGTTTCGGTGCCGGATCGTGA
- a CDS encoding LacI family DNA-binding transcriptional regulator produces the protein MTIPRPRRPLTLRDVSEASGVSEMTVSRVLRNRGDVSAATREKVLTAAKTLGYVPNKIAGGLASQRVNLVAVVIPSLSNLVFPDVLSGVSAELDDTGLQPVIGVTHYSPAREEMVLYDMLSWRPSGVILAGVEHSNASRAMLANAGIPVVEIMDTDGEGIDTLVGISHMRAGREMAARIVAAGYRRIGFVGTHMPEDHRARKRLVGFEEGLAESGVQLEAREYYQGGSSLLKGRELTERILTRAPDLDFLYYSNDMIGAGGLLYCLDKGYDIPNRIGLAGFNGVDLLDGLPVRLTTTDARRVDIGRRAARLVAGKDATPEDRIIALTPTFMPGDTIRAVSS, from the coding sequence ATGACAATTCCTCGCCCCCGCCGCCCCCTCACCCTGCGTGACGTTTCCGAGGCTTCGGGGGTGTCGGAAATGACGGTCAGCCGGGTCTTGCGCAACCGCGGCGATGTTTCTGCCGCCACGCGCGAAAAGGTACTGACCGCGGCGAAGACACTTGGCTATGTGCCCAACAAGATCGCCGGCGGGCTGGCCAGCCAGCGGGTCAATCTGGTCGCCGTGGTGATTCCCTCGCTGTCGAATCTGGTTTTCCCCGATGTGCTCAGCGGGGTGTCGGCCGAACTTGACGATACCGGGTTGCAGCCCGTGATCGGCGTTACCCATTATTCGCCCGCGCGCGAAGAGATGGTGCTCTATGACATGCTGTCATGGCGGCCCTCGGGCGTCATCCTGGCCGGAGTCGAACACAGCAATGCCTCGCGTGCGATGCTGGCGAATGCCGGGATCCCGGTGGTCGAGATCATGGATACGGATGGCGAGGGCATTGATACGCTTGTCGGCATTTCGCATATGCGCGCCGGTCGCGAAATGGCGGCGCGGATCGTGGCGGCCGGATATCGCCGCATCGGATTTGTGGGCACGCATATGCCCGAAGACCATCGCGCCCGCAAAAGGCTGGTCGGCTTTGAAGAGGGGCTGGCCGAATCCGGCGTTCAACTGGAAGCGCGGGAATATTATCAGGGCGGTTCGTCCCTGCTGAAGGGGCGAGAGCTGACCGAACGGATTCTGACACGCGCGCCTGATCTGGATTTCCTGTATTATTCCAATGACATGATTGGTGCAGGGGGGCTGCTCTACTGTCTCGACAAGGGCTATGACATTCCCAACCGGATCGGTTTGGCGGGTTTCAATGGTGTCGATCTTCTGGACGGGCTGCCCGTGCGTCTGACGACCACGGATGCCCGCCGTGTCGATATCGGTCGCCGCGCTGCGCGGCTGGTCGCAGGCAAGGATGCAACGCCCGAGGACCGGATTATCGCCCTGACGCCGACATTCATGCCGGGCGATACGATCCGGGCGGTCTCCTCGTGA
- a CDS encoding peptidase, with amino-acid sequence MTYCVGMRLDRGLVFMSDTRTSAGVDNFAVSKKMFTWQVEGERSITILTAGNLATTQSLISLLDERSVSGEERDPSILHQPTMFQVARLVGATLREIIIGASETGQTSADQFGASIIVGGQIKGGKPTVFLVYPEGNFIEITEDTPYFQIGETKYGKPIIVRAYDPKMDFADAIKLLLVSFDSTVKSNLSVGLPFDLQIYETDSFTSDRSKRIQADDPIYQAIATGWGDALRDAFQKLPSYKV; translated from the coding sequence ATGACCTATTGCGTTGGTATGCGACTTGACCGGGGACTGGTGTTCATGTCCGACACGCGCACCAGCGCGGGCGTGGACAATTTTGCCGTCAGCAAGAAGATGTTTACCTGGCAGGTCGAGGGCGAACGCAGCATCACGATCCTGACCGCCGGGAATCTGGCCACGACGCAATCGCTGATCAGCCTTCTGGACGAACGTTCGGTTTCGGGTGAGGAACGCGACCCCAGCATCCTCCATCAACCCACCATGTTCCAGGTGGCGCGACTGGTCGGGGCGACGCTGCGCGAAATCATCATCGGAGCCTCTGAAACAGGGCAGACCTCTGCCGACCAGTTCGGCGCTTCCATCATCGTGGGGGGGCAGATCAAGGGCGGAAAACCGACGGTCTTTCTGGTCTATCCCGAGGGCAATTTCATCGAGATCACGGAAGATACGCCCTATTTCCAGATTGGTGAGACCAAATACGGCAAGCCCATCATCGTGCGTGCCTATGATCCCAAGATGGATTTCGCCGATGCCATCAAGCTGTTGCTGGTTTCCTTCGATTCAACGGTGAAATCGAACCTGTCCGTTGGTCTGCCCTTTGACCTTCAGATCTATGAGACCGATTCCTTCACCTCGGATCGCAGCAAGCGCATCCAGGCGGACGATCCCATTTATCAGGCCATCGCCACGGGCTGGGGGGATGCATTGCGGGACGCTTTCCAGAAACTGCCCAGCTACAAGGTCTAG
- a CDS encoding transglutaminase family protein: protein MKLSISHTTEYAYSAPVDYALQKVRLRPMNSPVQTVHDWSVEVSGGKVETSYTDQYGNHVDLVSITPGAQVLRIHAGGHVTTLNDTGVLGTVNGRTPLWLFCQETPLTAAGEAIRALPRVSDNPETQLAGLHDLSAAILDALPYQSGGTAVDTPAETAMQGDHGVCQDHAQIFISAARLSGLPARYVSGYLMINDQIAQDATHAWAEVHLAGLGWVGFDVSNGVSPDRKYVRIAVGRDARDAAPIEGLRMGSADETLMVSLQVQQ, encoded by the coding sequence ATGAAACTCAGCATCAGCCATACAACCGAATACGCCTATAGCGCGCCCGTGGATTATGCGTTGCAGAAGGTCCGTCTCAGGCCGATGAACTCGCCGGTCCAGACGGTGCATGACTGGTCCGTCGAGGTGAGTGGCGGCAAGGTCGAGACAAGCTATACCGATCAATATGGCAATCATGTTGATCTGGTCAGCATCACGCCCGGTGCCCAGGTGTTGCGCATTCATGCCGGCGGACATGTGACGACCCTGAACGACACGGGTGTTCTGGGAACGGTGAACGGCCGCACGCCATTGTGGCTGTTCTGTCAGGAAACCCCGCTGACTGCCGCAGGAGAGGCCATCAGGGCGCTGCCGCGGGTATCCGACAATCCCGAGACGCAGCTTGCCGGGCTGCATGACCTGTCCGCTGCAATCCTTGATGCGCTGCCCTATCAATCCGGTGGCACCGCCGTCGATACGCCTGCGGAAACGGCCATGCAGGGCGATCACGGCGTCTGTCAGGATCACGCGCAGATCTTCATTTCTGCGGCCCGCCTGTCCGGGCTGCCGGCGCGCTATGTCAGCGGATACCTGATGATCAATGACCAGATTGCACAGGATGCGACCCATGCCTGGGCCGAGGTTCATCTTGCCGGTTTGGGCTGGGTTGGCTTTGATGTTTCGAACGGCGTTTCGCCGGACAGGAAATATGTCCGCATCGCCGTGGGGCGCGATGCCCGCGATGCGGCACCCATCGAAGGGCTGCGCATGGGCAGTGCCGATGAAACGCTCATGGTATCTTTGCAGGTCCAGCAGTAG
- a CDS encoding alpha-E domain-containing protein, with protein MLGKTAGGLYWMFRSLERAENTARLIEAGFRIALTRSTNAETEWRSVIATLAAQSAYEASHSGYDSRQVVDFLLRDGTNPSSVLSIIKSARDNARMVRTALTTEVWLAVNETWMLFTELLKEPVSETELPSVLATIRQQSGLVRGALHGTMLRNDTYDFCRLGTFIERMDNTARIIDVKYYSLLPSPSFVGSRLDNIQWETILRSVSAHRSFRWAVEDDFTAPAIAEFLILDRRMPRSLAFCAEQIVRSLANLVEDCGTQGKGYQMAKTLCAQLMDRDINSIFDEGLHEFVNSVLDSTAQIARQVELDYRFTS; from the coding sequence ATGCTGGGAAAAACTGCAGGTGGTCTTTACTGGATGTTTCGCTCGCTTGAGCGCGCCGAAAATACGGCACGCCTGATCGAGGCAGGGTTCCGCATTGCCCTGACCCGTTCGACGAATGCCGAAACGGAATGGCGCTCGGTGATCGCAACATTGGCGGCGCAGTCCGCCTATGAGGCGTCACACTCCGGCTATGACAGCAGACAGGTGGTCGATTTTCTCTTGCGCGACGGGACGAATCCCAGCTCGGTGCTGTCGATCATCAAATCTGCCCGTGACAATGCACGCATGGTGCGCACCGCATTGACCACCGAGGTCTGGCTGGCCGTGAACGAGACCTGGATGCTCTTCACCGAGCTGCTGAAGGAGCCGGTTTCCGAGACCGAGCTGCCCTCTGTTCTGGCCACCATCCGCCAGCAGTCGGGGCTGGTGCGCGGGGCGCTTCACGGCACCATGTTGCGCAATGACACCTATGACTTCTGCCGCCTGGGCACTTTTATCGAGCGGATGGACAACACGGCCCGCATCATCGACGTCAAATATTATTCGCTGCTGCCTTCGCCCTCTTTTGTCGGTAGCCGGTTGGACAATATCCAGTGGGAGACGATCCTGCGTTCGGTCTCGGCCCATCGGTCCTTCCGTTGGGCGGTCGAAGATGATTTCACCGCGCCGGCCATTGCGGAATTCCTGATCCTCGATCGCCGGATGCCGCGATCACTGGCGTTTTGCGCCGAGCAGATCGTGCGTAGCCTGGCGAATCTGGTCGAGGATTGCGGAACTCAGGGGAAGGGATATCAGATGGCGAAAACGCTTTGCGCACAACTGATGGACCGCGACATCAACTCGATCTTCGACGAAGGCCTGCATGAGTTCGTCAACTCCGTGCTGGACAGCACGGCGCAGATCGCCCGTCAGGTGGAACTCGATTACAGGTTTACCAGCTAG
- a CDS encoding circularly permuted type 2 ATP-grasp protein — MNEKPSFYSEMYDAGTARPPYKTYDEWFSGQNNARLAKKSQEAEAFFRRTGITFNVYGQTDAEERLIPFDLVPRILSSREWTRLSKGIEQRVYAINAFLHDIYNRQEILRAGVIPVDLIARNDAFLPQMMGFSPPGDVYTHIVGTDIVRTGEDDFFVLEDNARTPSGVSYMLENRETMLQMFPELFSAIKVQPVSDYPKNLRRSLEASAPSSCSGRPCVVILTPGIHNSAYFEHSFLADQMGVELVEGHDLKVVDGRIAMRTTKGYKTIDVIYRRVDDEYLDPLTFNPVSMLGIPGIMDVYRAGNITIANAPGTGVADDKAVYSYLPDIVRFYTGEPAILKNVETYRCSEADSLKYVLDNLSELVVKEVHGSGGYGMLVGPTASKQELADFAAKLRARPANYIAQPTLALSTVPIFTESGLAPRHVDLRPFALVSPKGINITPGGLTRVALQEGSLVVNSSQGGGTKDTWVLED; from the coding sequence ATGAACGAAAAACCGTCCTTCTACAGCGAAATGTATGACGCCGGGACAGCACGCCCGCCCTATAAGACCTATGATGAATGGTTTTCCGGGCAGAACAACGCACGTCTCGCCAAGAAATCGCAAGAGGCCGAGGCCTTCTTCCGCCGCACCGGTATTACCTTCAATGTCTATGGTCAGACGGATGCCGAAGAGCGCCTGATCCCCTTTGACCTGGTGCCCCGTATCCTCAGTTCGCGGGAATGGACGAGATTGTCCAAGGGCATCGAGCAGCGCGTCTATGCCATCAATGCCTTTCTGCATGATATCTATAATCGGCAGGAAATCCTGCGCGCGGGCGTCATTCCGGTGGATCTGATTGCCCGCAATGATGCCTTTCTGCCGCAGATGATGGGGTTCAGCCCGCCCGGAGATGTCTACACGCATATTGTCGGCACCGATATCGTCCGCACCGGCGAGGATGATTTCTTCGTGCTGGAGGACAATGCGCGCACGCCCTCAGGTGTCAGCTACATGCTGGAAAACCGCGAGACGATGCTGCAGATGTTCCCCGAGCTGTTCAGCGCGATCAAGGTGCAGCCCGTCAGCGACTATCCCAAGAACCTGCGTCGCTCGCTGGAGGCCAGCGCCCCCTCCTCCTGTTCGGGGCGGCCATGCGTTGTCATCCTGACACCCGGGATCCACAATTCGGCCTATTTCGAACACAGCTTCCTGGCCGACCAGATGGGCGTCGAACTGGTCGAAGGCCACGATCTGAAGGTCGTGGATGGCCGAATCGCGATGCGCACCACCAAGGGCTACAAGACCATCGATGTGATCTATCGGCGGGTCGACGATGAATATCTTGACCCCCTGACCTTCAATCCGGTTTCCATGCTGGGCATTCCGGGAATCATGGACGTCTATCGGGCAGGTAATATCACCATTGCCAACGCCCCCGGAACGGGTGTGGCCGATGACAAGGCTGTCTATAGCTATCTGCCGGATATCGTGCGGTTCTATACGGGCGAACCTGCGATCTTGAAGAACGTCGAAACCTATCGTTGCTCCGAGGCGGACAGCCTGAAATACGTGCTGGACAACCTTTCGGAACTGGTCGTGAAAGAGGTGCATGGCTCGGGGGGATACGGGATGCTTGTCGGGCCCACGGCCAGCAAGCAGGAATTGGCGGATTTCGCGGCCAAGCTGCGTGCCCGACCCGCGAATTACATCGCGCAGCCGACATTGGCGCTGTCTACCGTGCCGATCTTTACAGAAAGCGGTCTGGCGCCGCGACATGTGGATCTTCGGCCCTTCGCGCTGGTTTCGCCGAAAGGGATCAATATCACGCCGGGCGGGCTGACGCGCGTTGCCCTGCAGGAGGGGTCGCTGGTGGTGAATTCAAGCCAGGGCGGCGGCACCAAGGACACATGGGTGCTGGAAGACTGA
- a CDS encoding pore-forming ESAT-6 family protein codes for MFRQTAFALGLGLVATASVAQQSDAPAPAPNRLDAAQTYEAARNQLGILKYCQAQGHSGGEAVAAQEKMVSMLPQGDESKGMAAEEKGANGTVSIAGAEISLKDASERDGISIQDQCKQIESAVNEVAKQLPAG; via the coding sequence ATGTTTCGCCAAACCGCATTTGCCCTGGGTCTCGGCCTTGTCGCAACCGCTTCGGTCGCTCAGCAATCCGACGCCCCTGCCCCGGCACCCAACCGTCTGGATGCAGCCCAGACCTATGAGGCGGCACGCAACCAGCTGGGCATCCTGAAATATTGCCAGGCACAGGGCCATTCCGGCGGCGAAGCCGTCGCGGCTCAGGAGAAGATGGTGTCGATGCTGCCCCAGGGCGACGAAAGCAAGGGCATGGCGGCCGAGGAAAAAGGCGCAAACGGCACCGTATCCATTGCGGGGGCGGAAATTTCGCTGAAGGATGCCTCGGAACGTGATGGCATTTCGATCCAGGATCAATGCAAGCAGATCGAATCCGCGGTCAATGAGGTTGCCAAGCAGTTGCCCGCAGGCTGA